The nucleotide window TCACGGAACTGGCTGACGCGCTCGCCGACCTCGATGGACTCTGCGGCCTCGCCGCGACCGCGCACGATCAAGGCTATGTTCGCCCGAAGCTGCACAAGGGCGATGCGATCCGGGTGCGCGACGGGCGTCACCCGGTCGTCGAACAGACCTCAGCGAAGGGCTCGTTCGTCGCCAACGACGTGAACCTCGACGGTAGTGAGGAGCAGCTGGTGCTGCTCACCGGACCGAACATGGCGGGCAAGAGCACGTATCTGCGCCAGGTGGCGTTGATCGTACTGCTTGCCCATGCGGGAAGCTTCGTGCCCGCCGCGAAGGCCGAAGTCCCTCTGACCGACCGGATCTGGACCCGCGTCGGCGCCGCGGATGATCTCGTCGCGGGCGACTCGACGTTCATGGTGGAGATGAAGGAGACGTCGGCGATCCTCGCGAACCTCACGCCGCGCACGCTCGTCGTGCTCGACGAGATCGGGCGCGGCACCAGCACGTACGACGGGATCGCGATCGCCTGGGCCGTGGCCGAGTACCTCCATGAGGTGGAGCCCGCGCCGGGAGCGCGCGTGAAGACGCTCTTCGCAACGCACTTCCACGAGCTGACGGCGCTCTCTAAATCGATGCCGCGTGTTCGGAACCACTCGGTTTCGGTACGCGAGTGGAAGGACGACGTGCTCTTCTTGCGCAAGGTGGTGGAAGGCCCGGCGAGCCGGAGCTACGGGATCGCGGTCGCGAGGCTTGCCGGAGTGCCGGATGAGGTCGTCGGCCGGGCGCGGGATCTCCTCGCCCAGCTCGAGGACGGCAAGGGGCCAGAGCCCCAGGGTGCGTTCGGAGAGGCCGAAAAACCTACCGCGCAGCTAGACCTCTTCAATGATCCGATGGCGGCGCTCAAGCGAGAGCTCGCCTCGCTCGAGGTCGACTCGATGACGCCGCTCGAAGCCCTCACGCGTCTCGGTGAGCTTCGCGATCGGGCCCGCCGCTCATGAGGGCGGGGGCCGGGGAAGTGGTCGCGGTGGCGCGCCCCGTGTTGGCGTCGATCCTGACGCTCGCGTTGATCTTCGCGCCGGCAAGCGGGAGAGCGCAGTCGACGCATCGGGCGATCATCGAGCGTGTGGAATGGGAGGTTTCCGACACGGGTGCGCGTGTGATCGTGGTCGTGAAGGGAAAGGTCGATTACAGCACGCACACCGCCGGCGCCGCGCCGGAGTCGGGCCTGCCGGCACGAGCGTACGTCGATCTGAAGCCGGCGCAGCTCGGCAGTGCGATCACGCGCGAGCCGATTCCGGTGAACGACCGACTCGTCCGTCGAATTCGAATCGGCCAGTTTAACGAGGATACGACTCGGATCGTCGTCGACCTGGCCGAGCCTGCGCTCTTCCATGTGACGACCGCGGACCGCCCGGCCCGCTTGATTCTGAAGCTCGTGCCGCCTCGCGGGGGTGCGGGTGCGAAGCCGGCACCTCAGCCGCCACCGCGCGCCGCGGCGCCCACGCGCGCGCCGCGAGCGACGCCCCGTAACCGTACCCCGGAACCGTCGCCGAGCCCCTCTCCCCGCCCGACGCCGCCGCCGACGCCGGTACCGGCCGCACGTCCCACGCCGTCGCCGCGGCCGTCTCCGTCGCCCTCACCGACGGTGTCGGCGCCGAAGTACACGATCGTCATCGACCCGGGGCACGGCGGGAAGGACCCCGGAGCACGTGGTATCACCGGAGACCAGGAGAAGGGAGTTACGCTCGCGATCGCGAAGCTCGTCGCACAACGCCTCGAATCGGACCCGCACACCAACGTCGTCCTGACCCGGTCGACGGACGACACGGTGAGCCTGGGGCAGCGCACGGCAATCGCGAACGCACAGGGCGCGGACCTGTTCGTTTCGATTCATGCGAATGCGAGCGAGAGTGCATCGGCCGTCGGCATCGAGACGTACACCCTGAACAACTCGGACGATCAGGCCACGATCCGTCTGGCCGCTCTCGAGAACGGCTTGGCGGCGACCGGTGCGGCCCGGGACGAAAGCGACCTCGCCTACATCCTGAGCGACCTCCTACAAACGGGGAAAGAGGATGAGTCGATCGCCCTTGCCGAGGCTGTGCAGGGCGGGCTGGTCAGCTACCTTGGTGGCAGGTGGAGAAGCGTTGCGGATCTCGGGGTGAAAAGGGGCCCCTTTTACGTGCTTGTCGGAGCCTACATGCCGTGTGTTCTCGTCGAGGTGGGATTTCTGACGCACCCGACCGAGGGCCAGCGGGTGGCGTCCAAGAAGTACCAGCGAGATCTGGCCGAGGGGATTACACGTGGCATCCGGCAGTTCCTGAGTTCGGCGGATGCCAGCGCCAATCTCTGAGGAGCGGGGCGTGACGGCATCTTCGAAGCGGGAGCACGATTCGGCGCCGCCGTTCCCGGGCGAAGCCGCGCGTCTTCCTCCGGTGGAAGAGGGCGCTGAACTCGGCGTGATCGCTCGTGAGTTCGTCTTCGAAACACGCACCCAGGTGCAGGCTTGGCACGACGCCGGCGCGAGCGGCGTGCAGGTCGTGCGAGAGTTCACGAACGCGATCGACCAGCTCATCGCGTGGCTGCACGATTCGGCCGCAATGAACTACCGAGCGCGCTACGTGCAACTCGACCAGAGCTGCGCCGTCCTGGCCCAGGGGGGCTATGGGCGCGGGGAACTCAACCCGCGCTCCGACATCGATTTGCTGTTCTTGTACCCCCACAAGATGACGCCGTACGTGGAGACGATCACCGAGACGATCCTCTACGCGCTGTGGGATACGCGGCTCGCCGTCGGGCACGCGGTCCGGACCGTCAAGGACTGCGTGCGCATCGCCGGTAACGACATCGTTGCCAAGACCGCGTTGATCGACGCGCGCTACCTGTGTGGAGATGAGCCGCTCAGCGGGGACTTCTTCCGTGCTCTCGAGCGCGAGATCAAGCCGCGCGCCACGGGGAAGTTCTTTCGAGAGAAGCTCCGCGAAAGCGAGACGCGTCGGCATACGTACGGCGATTCCGTCTATCTCCTCGAGCCGCAGGTGAAGGAAGGCCAGGGCGGCCTCCGAGATCTGCACACCGCGATGTGGATTGCGAAGATCAAGTTCAAGATCGCCGACCTGTGCGAGCTCGCGGTGAAGGGCATCATGAACAGCCAGGAGCTTTCCGACATTGAAGGCGCACAGGAGTTTCTGTTTCGCGTCCGGAACGCCCTGCATTTCCTGACGGGGACACATCAGGACCAGCTGACGTTCGACCTGCAGGAACCCGTCGCGGAGAATCTGGGGTATACGGCTTCTGACGGAGACGAGCTGAAGCCCGTCGAGCACTTCCTTCGCGACTACTACCTGCAGGCCACGGCAGTAACGCGATTCGCGAACGCGATCATCGACCGCACGGTGAACCCGCCGGGGCCGTATCGGCTCATCGGGCGGATGATGGCTCGTACGATTCGGCCGGGCGTGCGGATCGTTGCAGGGGAGTTGGACGTGATCGAGTCCGACTTGTTCGAGCGAGATCCGATCGAGCTCGTGCGCGTGTTGGCGGACGCGCAGCGCCACGGAGTGAAGATCGCGCCGAACCTCGCGGACCTAATGCGGCGGGAGGCGAGTCTCCTCGGCGAAGAGCAGCGCGCGGACCCGGAGCTGGCCAAAGCGTTCTTCGGGGTCCTTCGTAGCCCATACCGCGTCTACGAGACTCTGCACGAGATGCACAAGCTCGGCGTGCTCGCGCAGGTCATGCCCGAGTGGGCGCACCTGCTGTGTCTCGTGCTGCACGACTACTACCACATCTATACCGTCGATGAGCATTCGCTCATGGGAATCCGCGAGCTCGAGCGGCTCCGGTCGGGAGAACGCGCGGAGGCCTTGCCTCTCCTCACCGACGTCATGCGGCTCGTGGACAAGGTCGAGCTCCTGTTCCTCGGCATGATGTTGCACGACATCGGCAAGGGAATGGGCGGGCAGCATTCCGAGAAGGGAGCGGTCCTCGCCCGCGACATCGCGACTCGATTCGGACTGAACGAGGATGATGCGAACGAGCTCGAGTTCATGGTGCGCAACCACCTGGTGCTCTCGCATCTCGCCCAGCGTCGCGACATTCACGACGAGAAGCTGGTCACGGAGGTCGCGCGGATGGTCGGCAGTCCGGAATCGCTCAAGCGGCTCTACCTCATGACGTACGCCGACATGCGGGCGACCGGGCCGAAGGTCTGGAACAACTGGAAGGACATGCTCCTCGGCGAGACTTACATGCGGGTCAACGAGGTCTTCGAGCGAGGCTTCGAGCCCGAGGGCCGCGGCGAGCGGGTGGCGCGAATCCAGGCGCGAGTGCGAGGCCGGGTGCACGCCGACGACGGAGACGATGCGGCAACGCGATTCGATGACTTCGTGGCGTCGATGCCCGATACGTACTTCCTTCGCACGCCCGAGCATCTGATCTCGAAGGATGCCGAGCTGGTGGAGCGGTGTCGTGCCGACGGCGGGCTGGCGCTACGTGTGACCCACTACGACGAACGGGAGTTCACCGGCTTCACGGTTGCGGTTGCGAACTGCCCGGGCCTGTTCGCGAATCTCACGGGGGTATTGGTCGCGAGCGGGATGAACATCGTCGGCGCCCGGATCTCCACGTCGACGGACGGAATCGCAGTCGACTCCTTCCGAATCTCGCACCTCGATCGTC belongs to Candidatus Binatia bacterium and includes:
- the glnD gene encoding [protein-PII] uridylyltransferase, which translates into the protein MTASSKREHDSAPPFPGEAARLPPVEEGAELGVIAREFVFETRTQVQAWHDAGASGVQVVREFTNAIDQLIAWLHDSAAMNYRARYVQLDQSCAVLAQGGYGRGELNPRSDIDLLFLYPHKMTPYVETITETILYALWDTRLAVGHAVRTVKDCVRIAGNDIVAKTALIDARYLCGDEPLSGDFFRALEREIKPRATGKFFREKLRESETRRHTYGDSVYLLEPQVKEGQGGLRDLHTAMWIAKIKFKIADLCELAVKGIMNSQELSDIEGAQEFLFRVRNALHFLTGTHQDQLTFDLQEPVAENLGYTASDGDELKPVEHFLRDYYLQATAVTRFANAIIDRTVNPPGPYRLIGRMMARTIRPGVRIVAGELDVIESDLFERDPIELVRVLADAQRHGVKIAPNLADLMRREASLLGEEQRADPELAKAFFGVLRSPYRVYETLHEMHKLGVLAQVMPEWAHLLCLVLHDYYHIYTVDEHSLMGIRELERLRSGERAEALPLLTDVMRLVDKVELLFLGMMLHDIGKGMGGQHSEKGAVLARDIATRFGLNEDDANELEFMVRNHLVLSHLAQRRDIHDEKLVTEVARMVGSPESLKRLYLMTYADMRATGPKVWNNWKDMLLGETYMRVNEVFERGFEPEGRGERVARIQARVRGRVHADDGDDAATRFDDFVASMPDTYFLRTPEHLISKDAELVERCRADGGLALRVTHYDEREFTGFTVAVANCPGLFANLTGVLVASGMNIVGARISTSTDGIAVDSFRISHLDRREIVVDDERWERVERLLKEVLAGETSLDELVARAKKPGLLDTRKQRPAAHGVGVDNAASDGFTIIEVFGRDRVGLLYDIADALNRLGIEIHLAKISTAVDQVLDVFYVTEPAGEKCARDNEIRAVLEPIVRAGLDEPSESIPSVR
- a CDS encoding N-acetylmuramoyl-L-alanine amidase; its protein translation is MARPVLASILTLALIFAPASGRAQSTHRAIIERVEWEVSDTGARVIVVVKGKVDYSTHTAGAAPESGLPARAYVDLKPAQLGSAITREPIPVNDRLVRRIRIGQFNEDTTRIVVDLAEPALFHVTTADRPARLILKLVPPRGGAGAKPAPQPPPRAAAPTRAPRATPRNRTPEPSPSPSPRPTPPPTPVPAARPTPSPRPSPSPSPTVSAPKYTIVIDPGHGGKDPGARGITGDQEKGVTLAIAKLVAQRLESDPHTNVVLTRSTDDTVSLGQRTAIANAQGADLFVSIHANASESASAVGIETYTLNNSDDQATIRLAALENGLAATGAARDESDLAYILSDLLQTGKEDESIALAEAVQGGLVSYLGGRWRSVADLGVKRGPFYVLVGAYMPCVLVEVGFLTHPTEGQRVASKKYQRDLAEGITRGIRQFLSSADASANL